A single window of Periophthalmus magnuspinnatus isolate fPerMag1 chromosome 22, fPerMag1.2.pri, whole genome shotgun sequence DNA harbors:
- the ppp2r3a gene encoding serine/threonine-protein phosphatase 2A regulatory subunit B'' subunit alpha isoform X2, whose translation MKIQETSLRRDPDLRGELAFLARGCDFVLPSRFKKRLKSYQQQQQVQSKPEKRPITPPAAPAPAELTVVPATRTPSPPPAPVIITPPPPAINIPRFYFPRGLPVVGPSPNHDATIATIETAFTEFEDEKADIYEMGKIAKACGCPLYWKAPMFYAAGGERTGFVSVHSFIATWRKLLHSCHDDASRFISLLAKPGCNFLEQEDFIPLLQDIVDTHPGLTFLKDAPEFHSRYITTVIQRIYYVVNRSWSGRITTTELRRSNFLQTLALLEEEDDINQITDYFSYEHFYVIYCKFWELDTDHDLYIDLKDLSRYNDHASSNRIIERLFSGAVTRGNAVQREGRMSYAEFVWFLISEEDKKNPTSIEYWFRCMDVDGDGVLSMFELEYFYEEQCERMERMGIEPLPFQDLLCQMLDLVKPENLGRITLSDLKRCRMAHIFFDTFFNLEKYLDHEQRDPFAVQKDIDSEGPEPSDWDKYASEEYEILVAEETANEQLHDGSFDDDYDSEELHVPGDIGNKMEKLVISDLTA comes from the exons ATGAAGATCCAGGAGACGTCTCTGCGTAGGGACCCCGACCTCAGGGGGGAGCTAGCGTTTCTGGCCCGAGGGTGTGACTTTGTGCTCCCGTCTCGATTCAAGAAAAGACTCAAGTCGtatcagcagcagcaacag GTTCAGTCCAAACCAGAGAAGAGACCAATCACCCCTCCCGCCGCACCTGCCCCAGCGGAGCTCACGGTCGTCCCGGCGACACGCACCCCCAGCCCGCCCCCCGCCCCGGTCATAATCACCCCGCCCCCACCCGCCATCAACATTCCCAG ATTCTACTTCCCCCGCGGGCTTCCTGTGGTAGGCCCCTCCCCCAACCATGACGCCACCATCGCTACCATAGAAACCGCCTTCACCGAGTTCGAGGATGAGAAGGCGGACATTTACGAGATGGGGAAGATAGCCAAG gcATGTGGCTGTCCTCTGTACTGGAAGGCCCCCATGTTCTACGcagcagggggagagaggaccGGCTTCGTCTCTGTTCACTCCTTCATTGCAACATGGAGAAA ATTGCTGCACAGTTGCCATGACGATGCGTCCAGATTTATTTCTCTGCTGGCCAAACCCGGGTGTAACTTCCTGGAGCAAGAGGACTTCATCCCTCTGCTTCAG GACATCGTGGACACACATCCTGGACTGACGTTTCTGAAGGATGCACCCGAGTTTCATTCCCGCTACATCACGACG GTGATCCAGCGGATATACTATGTGGTCAACCGCTCCTGGTCCGGGCGCATCACCACGACGGAGCTGCGCCGGAGTAACTTCCTGCAGACTCTGGCtctgctggaggaggaggacgacatAAACCAGATCACAGACTACTTCTCGTACGAGCACTTCTACGTTATCTACTGCAAGTTCTGGGAGCTGGACACTGACCACGACCTTTACATCGACCTCAAGGACCTCTCCAGATACAACGACCACG CTTCTTCAAACCGAATCATCGAGAGGCTGTTTTCTGGAGCTGTGACTCG GGGTAACGCCGTGCAGAGAGAGGGACGCATGAGCTACGCCGAATTCGTTTGGTTCCTCATTTCAGAAGAGGACAAGAAAAACCCCACCAG TATCGAGTACTGGTTCCGGTGCATGGACGTGGACGGGGACGGCGTCTTGTCCATGTTTGAGCTGGAGTACTTCTACGAGGAGCAGTGCGAGCGTATGGAGCGCATGGGAATAGAACCTCTGCCTTTTCAGGATCTACTGTGTCAAATGTTGGACCTCGTCAAACCGGAGAATCTAG GGAGGATTACCTTGAGTGATCTGAAGAGGTGCAGAATGGCCCACATCTTCTTCGACACCTTCTTCAACCTGGAGAAATACCTGGACCACGAGCAGAGGGATCCGTTCGCTGTGCAGAAG GACATCGATAGCGAGGGTCCGGAGCCGTCAGACTGGGACAAATATGCCTCAGAGGAATATGAGATTCTGGTCGCCGAGGAGACTGCAAACGAACAGCTGCATGATGG GTCGTTCGATGATGACTACGATTCAGAAGAACTGCACGTCCCCGGGGACATTGGAAACAAAATGGAGAAACTTGTTATTTCTGATCTCACTGCTTAA